A window from Hemibagrus wyckioides isolate EC202008001 linkage group LG17, SWU_Hwy_1.0, whole genome shotgun sequence encodes these proteins:
- the mindy4b gene encoding inactive ubiquitin carboxyl-terminal hydrolase MINDY-4B — protein MIPMENRLEKASDKNTDLDDILSQIAELDKWREIFDARGLELHNCSERMHVASEMEDYKQLFQSINTLQPSRLGYIELLQEEVKRNQDRPLERFKPEEEPEDVSRSPSAHSFHSNVNSLMVPYSIPRALAVSPTMGGHPVSPELAMSLRKILFGNTLHIFNYEWKKSFFKFREPYSNLSYALEAERGGARAIQMAVQAHVIKYLLFTQSLNSEHCGIERLLEIGEKEQERALAAALADILWTAGEERTATVSLVTPDRCFTPHLDYKLDNFTERLQLFTFKEKEDVTKFIYEHIQCFNEEGSHGVILFLYSLILSRSIIRLQEDLDFSTTHLLQFGLGNFVCRQALLNLLLTGRASPNVFNGKLSCDEHGNALDQPLHGVLNRSNVGYLHWSREQSEHGSLPAVGSMLKTPKLPVWICNINGTYSVLFSPNLSLLSDWKMEHLFHLYFYNGQPTQVNTAMLTIDTHSHHWEAKSRDGQGDPEKRFPSVEMTIRTKWAGAAINWNGTVPFF, from the exons ATGATTCCG ATGGAGAACAGACTGGAGAAGGCCAGTGACAAGAACACAGACCTGGATGACATTCTGAGTCAGATAGCAGAGCTGGACAAATGGAGGGAAATATTTGACGCTCGGGG GTTGGAACTACACAACTGTTCTGAAAGA ATGCATGTAGCCTCTGAAATGGAAGATTATAAGCAGCTGTTCCAGAGCATCAACACTCTGCAGCCCTCCAGGCTTGGATACATTGAACTGCTTCAAGAGGAGGTGAAGAGAAACCAGGAT AGACCTCTTGAGAGGTTTAAACCTGAGGAAGAACCCGAGGATGTTTCTCGGTCTCCTTCAGCCCATTCATTCCACAGCAACGTCAACTCTCTGATGGTGCCCTACTCCATCCCTCGTGCACTAGCCGTCTCTCCCACTATGGGTGGACATCCAGTTTCACCTGAACTTGCCATG AGTCTGAGGAAGATTTTGTTTGGAAACACATTGCACATTTTCAATTATGAGTGGAAGAAATCCTTCTTTAAGTTCCGGGAGCCATATTCGAACCTATCCTATGCTTTGGAGGCAGAAAGA GGAGGAGCCCGCGCAATTCAGATGGCAGTTCAGGCCCATGTTATCAAATACCTGCTTTTCACACAGTCACTGAACTCAGAGCACTGTGGAATAGAGAG GCTGTTGGAGATTGGGGAGAAAGAGCAGGAGAGGGCTTTGGCTGCTGCGTTGGCTGATATTTTATGGACAGCTGGTGAGGAGCGTACTGCCACCGTCTCCTTGGTTACGCCAGATCGCTGCTTCACCCCCCACCTGGACTACAAACTGGACAACTTCACAGAGAGG TTGCAGCTTTTCACCtttaaagagaaagaagacGTGACAAAATTTATATATGAACATATTCAGTGT TTCAATGAGGAAGGAAGCCATGGAGTCATTCTCTTTCTGTACAGCTTGATCTTATCAAGGTCAATTATTAG GTTGCAAGAAGACCTGGATTTCAGCACAACTCATCTCTTACAATTTGGCTTAGGCAACTTTGTTTGTCGCCAG GCCCTTTTAAACCTGTTGTTGACTGGCCGAGCCAGTCCTAACGTCTTCAATGGAAAATTGTCATGTGATGAGCATGGCAATGCACTGGACCAACCTCTTCATGGAGTTCTGAATCGGAGCAATGTGGGATACCTACACTGGAGCAGAGAGCAATCGGAACATGGCAGTCTGCCTGCT GTGGGAAGCATGCTCAAGACGCCCAAACTGCCGGTTTGGATTTGCAACATCAATGGCACCTACAGCGTTTTATTTAGTCCAAACCTTTCTCTGTTGTCTGATTGGAAGATGGAGCACCTCTTCCACCTCTACTTCTACAATGGCCAACCAACCCAAGTCAATACTGCAATGCTCACTATAG ACACTCATTCCCATCACTGGGAGGCTAAAAGCAGAGATGGTCAAGGAGACCCTGAAAAGAGGTTTCCCTCAGTGGAGATGACCATCAGAACTAAATGGGCGGGAGCGGCAATTAACTGGAATGGGACAGTACCTTTCTTCTGA
- the clrn1 gene encoding clarin-1 — MMPSRQKKVLFSLAGVLSFACVLIVASAMGGRNWVKATVLCKTGAQLVNATGSELDKFIGSLNYGLFHGQGLKQCGLGGRPFSFSFFPDLVDVIPASLHVSVIIFCAVLILFSSLCSAFFMYNAFGNPYETLHGPLGLYLWNLISCLCSCLILILYASEVKLHRLSEKIANYKESTFVYKTYSEAFDCSFWLIFIVFLVHGLNILLIRLAGIQFPFQEAKESDANTGAADLMY; from the exons ATGATGCCAAGCAGGCAGAAGAAAGTGTTGTTCTCTCTGGCTGGTGTACTGAGCTTTGCCTGTGTGCTGATCGTAGCTTCAGCTATGGGAGGTAGGAACTGGGTGAAGGCGACTGTGTTGTGCAAAACAGGCGCTCAGCTGGTTAATGCCACTGGATCTGAGCTGGACAAATTCATCGGGAGCTTAAACTACGGCCTTTTCCACGGACAGGGGCTGAAACAGTGTGGACTGGGGGGAAGACCTTTCTCCTTCTCGT TTTTTCCTGACCTGGTGGATGTGATCCCAGCTAGTCTGCATGTGAGTGTCATCATCTTCTGTGCAGTGCTCATCCTCTTCTCATCCTTGTGTTCTGCCTTCTTCATGTACAATGCCTTTGGAAATCCATACGAGACACTGCACGGACCTTTAGGCCTTTACCTGTGGAACCTGATCAGCT GTCTGTGCAGCTGTCTCATCCTAATCCTCTATGCATCTGAGGTCAAACTGCATCGCCTATCTGAAAAGATTGCTAACTACAAAGAGAGCACTTTTGTCTACAAGACTTACAGTGAAGCATTCGACTGCTCTTTCTGGCTTATTTTCATAGTTTTCCTTGTGCATGGCCTTAACATCCTTCTGATCCGCCTAGCGGGTATCCAGTTTCCCTTCCAGGAGGCCAAAGAGTCAGATGCCAACACTGGTGCAGCAGATCTCATGTACTGA